A stretch of the Euleptes europaea isolate rEulEur1 chromosome 14, rEulEur1.hap1, whole genome shotgun sequence genome encodes the following:
- the BRF2 gene encoding transcription factor IIIB 50 kDa subunit: MSGQRKCPNCGSSGIVEDSHYGQNQLVCVDCGIILTEGLLTTTYTDEAHFQAVTYSRSTGQSEQQTRCLLRGSGRVRDLCEVLRLPSLFKDTAVAYYEQAFQHSSFRWVSLEKKEILAGCCVFAACRQHNWPLTMGSICSLLYAEKELFAKTYLSFLKELKLDVPALSLVDLVKTHLGSFRLFQDSSSVPSKFVEDMEKVAARTVEVVELASEAWLVTGRHPIPIVTAAAYLAWQSLRPAGRLTCTLSQFCKLAGTDLPPPAHQRLKELLDILLRMASELAWLRVLKVNKKSVAKYIADLLRHRRLLLQTAFCTGDSAAEDCLGDSAAEPPQATDAKTDAETERASVSGEKGQRSSKRPPLLPPCMLNPRKKQRTVAPSSELLVTGDEPILDSEIEQYLRTPEEKERFCKARAFL, translated from the exons ATGTCAGGCCAAAGGAAGTGTCCAAACTGTGGCTCTTCGGGAATAGTAGAGGATTCGCACTATGGTCAGAACCAGCTGGTGTGTGTCGACTGCGGCATCATTCTGACTGAAGGACTCCTCACCACCACTTACACTGATGAAGCACATTTTCAAG CGGTGACTTATTCACGAAGCACTGGTCAAAGTGAACAGCAGACCCGATGTCTGCTAAGAG GGTCTGGGCGTGTCCGGGACCTCTGTGAAGTTCtccgccttccctccctgttcAAAGATACAGCCGTGGCCTATTACGAACAGGCATTCCAACACTCCTCTTTCCGCTGGGTCAGCTTGGAGAAGAAAGAGATTCTGGCGGGCTGTTGTGTCTTCGCGGCCTGCCGGCAGCACAACTGGCCCCTGACCATGGGCTCCATCTGCTCACTGCTCTATGCAGAGAAGGAGCTGTTTGCCAAGACCTACCTGAGCTTCTTGAAGGAGCTGAAACTGGATGTGCCAGCTCTGAGCTTGGTAGATCTGGTGAAAACCCACCTCGGCAG CTTTCGGCTATTCCAGGACTCGTCCAGTGTCCCAAGCAAGTTTGTGGAGGACATGGAGAAAGTGGCGGCCAGGACGGTCGAGGTGGTGGAGCTTGCCAGTGAGGCGTGGCTGGTGACCGGCCGGCACCCCATCCCCATCGTCACGGCAGCTGCCTACCTGGCATGGCAGTCTTTGCGTCCTGCCGGTCGCCTCACTTGCACCCTCTCCCAGTTCTGCAAGCTCGCCGGTACGGACCTGCCGCCGCCAGCTCACCAGCGGTTGAAGGAGCTTCTGGACATCCTACTCAGGATGGCCTCCGAGCTCGCCTGGTTGCGAGTTCTCAAGGTGAATAAGAAGAGCGTGGCGAAGTACATTGCGGACCTGCTGCGGCATCGCCGCCTGCTCCTGCAAACCGCCTTTTGCACGGGGGACTCCGCCGCAGAGGACTGTTTAGGAGACTCGGCAGCAGAACCGCCGCAGGCCACAGATGCAAAGACTGATGCTGAGACAGAAAGGGCTTCTGTTTCTGGAGAGAAGGGCCAGCGCAGCAGCAAACGACCCCCCTTGCTCCCGCCCTGCATGCTTAACCCCAGAAAGAAGCAGCGAACAGTCGctccttcctcagagctcttAGTCACTGGAGACGAGCCCATTTTGGATAGCGAAATAGAGCAATACCTTCGGACCCCAGAAGAAAAGGAGAGGTTCTGCAAGGCCCGAGCCTTCCTGTGA